A region from the Geobacter benzoatilyticus genome encodes:
- a CDS encoding cytochrome c3 family protein: MALRKTAGYLWNPISLIGLLLAFLGTGLIIAFVAMEIITGFDHPYIGLLTYFAFPGMLIFGLLLVPVGAWRVRNKRRTEDEEIPPYPRMDFNDPHKRKLFLFFVTASIIFVLIVSVASILGYEFTESTTFCGELCHTVMEPEHTAWKNSPHARVKCVECHVGPGAEWYVKAKISGLRQVWAVATNSYPAPIATPIEHLRPARDTCEHCHWPEKFYAGRQKVFYHYAPNKENTPREINMLINIGGAPKSPHAKGIHWHIGTEVYYIANDRKRLDIPYIAVKQKDGSFVEYMSTDKPLTREEIAKAKKRLMDCTDCHNRPTHIYKSPSQEMDEHIVSGLIDPSLPFIKKVAVELLEKPYKTKEEAHAAIAAKLPEYYAANYPDIARAKAAAITQAVEKVKGIYARNFFPRMNVSWSTYPNHIGHFYTPGCFRCHDDKHKTADGKKTISKDCNMCHTMIGQIQENIPAGKQVKDFVHPVDIGDEIRKTNCSDCHMAGGEDVTGAGKH; encoded by the coding sequence ATGGCTCTCCGCAAAACAGCAGGTTATCTCTGGAACCCAATCAGCCTCATCGGTCTGCTTCTTGCGTTTCTGGGGACCGGCCTCATCATTGCATTTGTCGCAATGGAGATTATCACCGGTTTCGATCACCCCTACATCGGTCTCCTCACCTACTTCGCATTCCCCGGAATGCTCATCTTCGGACTTCTTCTGGTGCCGGTGGGTGCGTGGCGGGTCAGAAACAAGCGGCGAACCGAAGACGAAGAAATCCCCCCATACCCGCGGATGGATTTCAACGATCCCCACAAGCGCAAGCTTTTCCTGTTCTTCGTGACGGCGAGCATCATCTTCGTCCTGATAGTTTCAGTGGCTTCGATCCTCGGTTACGAATTCACCGAGTCTACCACCTTCTGCGGCGAACTCTGCCATACGGTCATGGAGCCCGAGCACACTGCCTGGAAAAACTCCCCCCACGCCCGGGTCAAATGCGTGGAATGCCATGTGGGCCCCGGCGCCGAATGGTACGTGAAGGCCAAGATTTCCGGGCTCCGGCAGGTATGGGCCGTGGCGACCAATTCCTACCCGGCGCCCATCGCAACCCCCATCGAGCATCTGCGCCCGGCACGGGATACCTGCGAGCACTGCCACTGGCCCGAGAAGTTCTATGCCGGCCGCCAGAAGGTCTTCTATCATTATGCCCCCAACAAGGAGAACACCCCCCGCGAGATCAACATGCTGATCAACATCGGCGGGGCACCCAAGTCTCCCCACGCCAAGGGCATCCACTGGCACATAGGCACCGAGGTCTATTACATTGCCAACGACAGGAAGCGGCTCGACATCCCCTATATCGCCGTCAAGCAGAAGGATGGCTCGTTCGTGGAGTACATGAGCACCGACAAGCCCCTGACCAGGGAGGAAATCGCCAAGGCGAAGAAGCGCCTCATGGACTGCACCGACTGCCACAACCGGCCGACCCACATCTACAAATCGCCGAGCCAGGAGATGGATGAGCACATCGTCTCCGGACTCATCGACCCGTCGTTGCCGTTCATAAAGAAAGTGGCGGTGGAACTCCTGGAGAAACCGTACAAAACCAAGGAAGAAGCCCATGCCGCCATCGCGGCCAAACTGCCCGAGTACTACGCTGCCAACTATCCGGATATCGCCCGGGCCAAAGCGGCGGCCATCACCCAGGCGGTGGAGAAGGTGAAAGGGATCTACGCCCGGAACTTCTTCCCGCGGATGAATGTGTCGTGGAGCACGTACCCGAACCACATCGGCCACTTCTACACCCCCGGCTGCTTCCGCTGCCACGACGACAAGCACAAGACGGCCGACGGCAAGAAGACCATCTCCAAGGACTGCAACATGTGCCACACCATGATCGGCCAGATCCAGGAGAACATCCCGGCCGGCAAGCAGGTGAAGGATTTCGTGCACCCGGTGGACATCGGAGATGAGATCCGCAAGACCAACTGCAGCGATTGCCACATGGCCGGCGGAGAGGATGTGACCGGAGCCGGCAAGCACTAG
- a CDS encoding pyridoxal-phosphate-dependent aminotransferase family protein — protein sequence MAKKLFIPGPVEVHPDILQAMATQMIGHRMPEYAALHGRVTTGLKKLLSTEDRVFLATSSAFGVMEGAVRNLVSKRCVNFCNGAFSSKWHDVTLRCGKEADAVKVEWGQPITPELVDEALATGKYDSLTLIHNETSTGVMSPLPEIAAVLRKYPDVVSIIDTVSSMSAMPISLGELGIDCCIFGVQKAFALPPGLAVFTASEKALARARTVEGRGYYFDFLEFEANDAKNNTPSTPCISQIYAMDKQLERMFAEGLEQRWSRHREMAELVRGWVADRGYGFFAEEPYRSVTLTCAVNSRGTDLAALKKMLGERGYAFDDGYGKIKGKTFRIAHMGDMQRAGLDEFLGVIDSCLAELG from the coding sequence ATGGCAAAAAAATTATTCATCCCCGGACCGGTTGAGGTCCATCCGGATATCCTTCAGGCAATGGCAACCCAGATGATTGGTCACCGGATGCCGGAGTATGCCGCTCTGCACGGCAGGGTGACGACGGGGCTGAAAAAACTCCTCTCCACGGAGGACCGGGTTTTCCTTGCCACGTCGAGCGCCTTCGGCGTCATGGAGGGGGCGGTGCGCAATCTGGTGTCAAAGCGTTGCGTCAACTTCTGCAATGGTGCCTTTTCCTCCAAGTGGCACGACGTGACGCTTCGCTGCGGCAAAGAAGCCGATGCGGTGAAGGTGGAGTGGGGGCAGCCCATTACCCCGGAACTGGTGGATGAAGCCCTTGCCACCGGCAAATACGACAGCCTTACCCTTATCCACAATGAAACCTCCACCGGCGTCATGTCGCCGCTTCCGGAAATTGCCGCCGTGCTCCGGAAGTATCCGGATGTGGTTTCCATTATCGATACCGTTTCTTCCATGAGCGCCATGCCGATTTCCCTCGGCGAGCTTGGCATCGACTGCTGCATCTTCGGTGTCCAGAAGGCCTTCGCGCTTCCTCCCGGCCTTGCTGTTTTTACGGCGAGCGAGAAGGCGCTGGCACGGGCCCGCACCGTGGAAGGACGTGGCTACTACTTCGATTTCCTGGAGTTCGAGGCGAACGATGCCAAGAACAACACCCCATCAACTCCCTGCATCTCCCAGATCTACGCCATGGACAAGCAGCTGGAGAGGATGTTTGCCGAAGGGCTCGAGCAGCGCTGGAGCCGACACCGGGAGATGGCGGAACTGGTGCGCGGCTGGGTGGCGGACCGGGGTTACGGGTTTTTTGCCGAGGAGCCCTACCGCTCCGTGACCCTTACCTGTGCCGTCAACTCCCGTGGCACCGATCTTGCTGCTCTCAAGAAAATGCTCGGCGAGCGTGGCTACGCCTTTGATGACGGCTACGGCAAAATCAAGGGGAAAACCTTCCGGATCGCTCACATGGGTGATATGCAGCGGGCCGGCCTCGATGAGTTCCTCGGCGTGATCGACTCTTGCCTTGCTGAACTTGGTTAA